A genomic segment from Candidatus Lernaella stagnicola encodes:
- the xerD gene encoding site-specific tyrosine recombinase XerD, producing the protein MESWIDAYLAHKKVEDGASPHTLDAYGRDLARFATFCEGRDLTEVTAIDEAAVLAFVVHRRNVDGVSAVTAQRNLVAVRSFLRFLVFEGALPGNPAELVDLQKKKLRLPKTLNEKEVERLLAAPDVATPLGLRDKAMIETLYASGLRVSELVGLPMGALRLDIGILRVLGKRRKERLVPIGDEAGHWLQRYLDESRPRLLIKKAGDAVFLSQKGGPMTRQRFYVLVNHYAKLAGIPRKISPHVLRHSFATHLLAHGADLRAVQEMLGHTDLSTTEIYTHVTRERLKSIHHKHHPRG; encoded by the coding sequence GTGGAAAGCTGGATCGACGCCTATCTGGCGCACAAGAAAGTCGAGGACGGCGCCAGCCCGCACACGCTGGATGCCTACGGGCGCGACCTAGCGCGTTTTGCCACGTTTTGCGAAGGTCGCGACTTGACGGAAGTCACCGCCATCGACGAGGCGGCAGTACTCGCCTTCGTGGTGCACCGGCGCAACGTGGACGGCGTCTCGGCGGTCACCGCGCAACGCAACCTGGTCGCCGTGCGAAGTTTTCTGCGCTTTCTGGTCTTCGAGGGCGCCCTGCCCGGCAATCCGGCCGAGTTGGTCGATCTGCAAAAGAAAAAGCTGCGATTACCCAAGACACTCAACGAAAAGGAAGTGGAAAGGCTGCTCGCCGCGCCCGATGTCGCGACGCCGCTCGGGCTGCGCGATAAGGCGATGATCGAAACGCTCTACGCCAGCGGCCTGCGGGTTTCGGAATTGGTCGGCCTGCCGATGGGCGCGCTGCGTTTGGACATCGGCATTCTGCGCGTGCTGGGCAAGCGACGGAAAGAACGGCTCGTGCCGATCGGTGACGAGGCCGGCCATTGGCTGCAACGCTACTTGGACGAAAGCCGTCCGCGCTTGCTGATAAAAAAGGCGGGCGACGCGGTGTTCCTTTCGCAAAAGGGCGGCCCGATGACGCGGCAGCGATTCTACGTCTTGGTGAATCACTACGCGAAACTCGCGGGAATCCCGCGCAAGATTTCGCCGCACGTGCTGCGGCACAGTTTCGCCACACACCTGTTGGCTCACGGCGCCGATCTGCGGGCGGTGCAGGAAATGCTCGGTCACACTGACCTTTCCACGACGGAAATTTATACCCATGTAACTCGCGAGCGGCTGAAGTCGATTCACCATAAACATCATCCGCGAGGATAA
- a CDS encoding N-acetylmuramoyl-L-alanine amidase, with product MQKVKRLAAVLILLCWLAAPLAADDIEDAYLQLRAAYDDFLGNIQAQHQRVQWNKHIRGFLDFVEAFPSHSRAPDALYLAGDAYTRLARWSGREADLLESLKVFDWLARVYGDHPLADDGLLRAAEIWEKKFDRPADAYRLYREIVDRYADGDMVQKALDGTERLAAFAPEPEPTPEPTPEPAPEPTPEPTPEPTPEPTPEPTPEPTPAPTPEPAAPAGPSVTKIEAWSIAGRTTIVVYLSAPVLVEHAARPPRSDDESGTVTVDLRGAVLPETVEPPNLTSGPVRHIALQTSASGVRLTLDTKSFSGTRVNLLQAPARVVIEIKAPGSTRLPVADTLIVLDPGHGGSDLGAHSDGLVEKTVVLDVAKRARNRLAALPGVRVLLTRDDDAYLPLDARFAFANDVQADLFVSLHVNASPRLTSNGIETYVYEPQISAEDEGIVDFENQAGRAGVFSPAQIDVAERARLGALSSSLAYSIQRRLLGQARTVRHAANRGVKAAPFFVLSGARMPAVLVEIGFATHRQEAKLLTRSDYRAKLAEGVADGIVLFLATES from the coding sequence ATGCAAAAAGTGAAGCGCCTCGCCGCAGTCCTCATCCTACTGTGCTGGCTGGCCGCCCCGCTGGCCGCCGACGATATCGAGGACGCTTATCTACAGCTTCGCGCGGCCTACGATGATTTTCTGGGCAACATCCAAGCACAGCATCAACGCGTGCAGTGGAACAAACATATCCGCGGATTTCTCGATTTCGTGGAGGCGTTCCCATCGCACTCGCGAGCGCCCGACGCCTTGTACTTGGCCGGCGACGCCTACACACGACTCGCCCGTTGGTCGGGACGAGAAGCCGATTTGCTCGAGTCGCTGAAGGTTTTCGATTGGTTGGCGCGAGTGTACGGCGATCACCCGTTGGCCGACGACGGGCTGCTTCGCGCCGCTGAGATTTGGGAAAAGAAATTCGACCGGCCCGCTGACGCTTATCGCCTCTACCGGGAAATCGTCGATCGCTACGCCGATGGCGACATGGTCCAAAAGGCGCTGGACGGAACTGAGCGCCTCGCGGCGTTCGCGCCTGAACCCGAGCCGACACCCGAACCGACACCCGAGCCCGCACCTGAACCGACACCCGAGCCGACGCCAGAGCCTACACCGGAACCAACGCCCGAACCGACTCCTGAGCCGACGCCCGCACCCACGCCGGAGCCCGCCGCGCCGGCCGGTCCCTCTGTCACGAAAATCGAAGCGTGGAGCATCGCCGGACGGACGACAATCGTGGTTTACCTGTCGGCCCCGGTGCTTGTCGAGCATGCCGCCCGGCCGCCCCGCAGTGACGACGAAAGCGGCACGGTAACAGTCGATTTGCGCGGCGCGGTCCTGCCGGAGACGGTGGAGCCGCCGAATTTGACGAGTGGGCCCGTGCGGCACATCGCCCTACAAACTTCTGCATCCGGCGTGCGGCTGACGTTGGATACGAAGTCGTTTTCGGGAACGCGGGTCAACCTGCTGCAAGCCCCGGCGCGGGTCGTGATCGAGATCAAAGCGCCGGGAAGCACTAGGCTGCCCGTCGCCGACACGTTGATCGTGCTCGACCCCGGCCACGGCGGTTCGGACCTGGGCGCTCACTCCGACGGGCTAGTCGAGAAAACCGTCGTGCTGGACGTGGCCAAGCGCGCCCGCAACCGTTTGGCCGCGTTGCCGGGCGTGCGCGTTTTGCTGACGCGCGACGACGACGCGTACCTGCCGCTGGATGCACGCTTCGCGTTCGCCAATGACGTGCAAGCTGATCTCTTTGTTTCGCTGCACGTCAACGCCAGCCCGCGACTCACGAGCAACGGCATCGAAACCTACGTGTACGAACCGCAGATCAGCGCCGAAGACGAGGGCATTGTCGACTTTGAAAACCAAGCGGGGCGAGCCGGTGTTTTCTCACCGGCGCAAATCGACGTCGCCGAGCGCGCCCGCCTGGGAGCCTTGTCCTCGTCGCTGGCATATTCGATTCAGCGGCGGCTTTTGGGTCAGGCGCGGACGGTGCGGCACGCCGCAAACCGGGGCGTCAAAGCGGCGCCTTTTTTCGTTCTTTCCGGAGCGCGCATGCCGGCGGTGCTCGTGGAGATCGGCTTCGCGACGCATCGGCAAGAGGCGAAGCTGCTGACACGGTCGGATTACCGCGCCAAACTTGCGGAGGGAGTCGCCGACGGCATCGTCCTTTTCTTGGCCACGGAGTCATAG
- a CDS encoding SPFH domain-containing protein — protein MALLEIIEYQDPSGKEICHKIPEHGSTETRLGSQLVVREYQKAVFFRDGKGLDVFGPGRHTLTTENLPLLAGLIGTLFDGGKSPFRTEVIFVGQNVFNDLKWGTKEPVPFKDSELGYVQLRAFGSYTMRVADPLLFVNTLVAGRGRYGTADIANFLRDIIISRLNDILGEALDTVFLLAALYDELAAAAKVRMGEDFAKFGLELMDFYINAITPPEEVQKAINERASMGALGDMGKYSQYQAAKAMREAANNPGEAGGAMSTGLGAGLGMMMPQMMADAMRREQEGKGEGAQPAAPVGVPTIAERLTKLKGLLDQGLIDQADFDAKKKEILSEI, from the coding sequence ATGGCCCTCTTGGAAATCATCGAGTATCAAGACCCTTCGGGCAAGGAAATCTGCCACAAAATCCCGGAGCACGGCAGCACCGAAACCCGGTTGGGCAGTCAACTCGTCGTACGGGAATACCAAAAAGCGGTCTTCTTCCGCGACGGCAAAGGGCTCGACGTCTTCGGACCCGGCCGCCACACGCTGACGACCGAAAACCTGCCCCTGTTGGCCGGGCTGATCGGCACGCTCTTCGACGGCGGCAAAAGCCCCTTCCGCACGGAAGTCATCTTCGTCGGGCAAAACGTCTTCAACGATTTGAAGTGGGGCACCAAAGAACCCGTCCCCTTCAAAGATTCCGAATTGGGATACGTGCAGTTGCGGGCCTTCGGCAGCTACACCATGCGTGTGGCCGACCCCTTGCTTTTCGTCAACACACTCGTAGCCGGGCGCGGCCGTTACGGCACCGCCGATATCGCCAATTTCCTGCGGGATATTATCATCTCGCGGCTTAACGACATCCTCGGCGAAGCCTTGGATACCGTCTTTTTGCTCGCCGCGCTTTACGACGAACTCGCCGCTGCGGCCAAGGTTCGCATGGGCGAGGATTTCGCCAAGTTCGGCCTGGAACTGATGGATTTTTACATCAACGCCATCACGCCGCCCGAAGAAGTGCAGAAGGCGATCAACGAGCGCGCCAGCATGGGCGCCTTGGGCGATATGGGTAAGTACTCCCAATACCAAGCAGCCAAGGCGATGCGCGAGGCGGCGAACAATCCCGGCGAAGCCGGCGGCGCCATGTCGACCGGGCTCGGCGCGGGCCTGGGCATGATGATGCCGCAAATGATGGCCGACGCCATGCGCCGCGAGCAGGAAGGCAAAGGCGAGGGCGCTCAGCCGGCGGCCCCCGTGGGAGTGCCCACCATCGCCGAGCGCCTGACCAAACTCAAAGGCCTCCTCGACCAAGGCCTGATCGATCAAGCCGACTTCGACGCCAAGAAAAAGGAAATCCTCTCCGAGATCTAA
- a CDS encoding site-2 protease family protein — MSPPRGLGKSGRRVDNDAWGLLVKEFQLEAVHTMDMTQVANLFLLAPGALLAISLHEASHGYAANRLGDDTAKMLGRLTLNPLKHIDLVGTVIVPTVLYIFGGMMFGWAKPVPVNMMNLRNPKRDMALVAAAGPAANLAIALLASFLLYGMVPLLKVIEPGGQMLQTVIVPLVVICYFAVQFNLFLMVFNLLPIPPLDGGRILVGLLPDRQARAVAAIEPYGMFIVIGLLMLGVVSFLVFPIRLLSQVMIPATFQPIFGM; from the coding sequence TTGTCTCCCCCGCGAGGCCTCGGTAAAAGCGGGCGTCGCGTTGACAATGATGCTTGGGGGCTGTTAGTAAAGGAGTTTCAACTGGAGGCCGTACACACGATGGACATGACCCAGGTTGCCAACCTATTTTTGCTCGCGCCGGGCGCCTTGCTGGCGATCTCGCTCCACGAAGCGTCGCACGGATACGCCGCGAATCGCCTTGGCGACGACACGGCGAAGATGCTGGGGCGGCTGACCCTCAACCCCTTGAAACACATCGATCTGGTCGGGACGGTGATCGTTCCCACCGTGCTATACATATTTGGCGGCATGATGTTCGGCTGGGCGAAACCCGTGCCGGTCAACATGATGAATCTGCGGAATCCCAAACGGGACATGGCCCTGGTGGCGGCCGCCGGGCCTGCGGCGAATCTGGCGATCGCGCTGCTGGCCTCGTTTCTGCTATACGGCATGGTCCCGCTTCTTAAGGTGATCGAGCCCGGCGGGCAGATGCTGCAGACTGTGATTGTACCGCTGGTCGTCATTTGTTACTTCGCCGTGCAGTTCAATTTGTTTCTCATGGTGTTCAACCTGCTGCCGATACCGCCGTTGGACGGCGGCCGAATTCTGGTTGGTCTCCTGCCCGATCGCCAGGCTCGCGCGGTGGCGGCAATCGAGCCCTACGGCATGTTCATCGTGATCGGCTTATTGATGCTGGGCGTGGTGAGTTTTCTCGTGTTCCCGATCCGCCTGCTCTCGCAGGTGATGATACCGGCTACGTTCCAGCCAATTTTCGGCATGTAA
- a CDS encoding patatin-like phospholipase family protein, with translation MSKRVKIGLALGGGAARGLAHLGVLQVLERERIPVDLIAGTSMGSLVGAVYAARPHIDKIVERVVRFYSSPEFTNSRIHDLRRGAEEDMGFLDAVVSRLRKGIALGSQVTRLSYLDREDLYSLLKPFIDDRDIRSLHIPLGVIACEMVGGVQHVFRKGSVIDAVAASSAIPGAFPPIKLGDAEYIDGGVVNMVPVGVAREMGADIVIAVNVSHDAMHPAELKRALEVYFRTHEITKKILISLQVSEADVVITPAVGEHHWADFTAAEKIIAGGREAAEAALPQIRRALRKKKPSIFRRLLKRK, from the coding sequence ATGAGTAAACGCGTAAAAATCGGTTTGGCTTTGGGGGGCGGAGCCGCGCGCGGCCTGGCCCATCTAGGCGTGCTCCAAGTGTTGGAACGCGAACGGATACCCGTCGACCTGATCGCCGGGACGAGCATGGGCAGCTTAGTGGGCGCGGTTTACGCGGCGCGGCCGCACATCGACAAAATCGTGGAGCGCGTCGTGCGCTTCTATTCCAGCCCCGAGTTCACCAATTCGCGCATCCACGACCTGCGTCGCGGGGCGGAAGAGGACATGGGATTCCTCGACGCCGTCGTCTCGCGCTTGCGCAAAGGCATCGCGTTGGGCAGCCAGGTCACGCGCCTATCGTATTTGGACCGCGAAGACTTGTACTCACTTCTGAAGCCTTTCATTGACGACCGCGATATTCGCAGCCTGCACATCCCACTCGGCGTGATCGCGTGCGAAATGGTCGGCGGGGTCCAACACGTTTTTCGCAAGGGCTCGGTCATTGACGCGGTCGCCGCCTCGAGCGCGATCCCGGGCGCGTTTCCGCCGATCAAGCTCGGTGACGCGGAGTACATCGACGGCGGCGTCGTCAACATGGTACCGGTCGGCGTGGCCCGCGAGATGGGCGCGGATATCGTCATTGCGGTCAACGTTTCCCATGACGCGATGCACCCGGCGGAACTGAAACGGGCGTTGGAAGTGTATTTCCGGACGCACGAGATCACCAAGAAGATACTGATCTCGCTTCAGGTGAGCGAGGCCGACGTTGTGATCACGCCCGCGGTCGGCGAGCATCACTGGGCCGACTTCACCGCGGCGGAAAAAATCATCGCCGGGGGACGGGAAGCCGCCGAAGCCGCCCTGCCCCAAATTCGCCGCGCGCTGCGTAAAAAGAAGCCGTCCATCTTTCGGAGGCTGTTGAAAAGGAAGTGA
- the mutS gene encoding DNA mismatch repair protein MutS gives MATKATKKLTPMIRQYLDIKSQYPGHILLFRMGDFYEMFFEDAEIAAKILDIALTSRSHKSAGERIPLCGIPYHALSSYLAKLVRAGRKVAICDQIEDPRQAKGIVKRAVTRVVTPGLVIGSDDLLDEKDNNYLMGVYLADDEYGFCLCDLSTGEFRIGQHESLEDLADEWVRAEPAEIILPEGLQDDPRVAQLQQALPGRFLTFQSPDTFDLDDARARLTEQFPRFEPNDELAPAMCAAGATLIYLQMTQKRELAHLREIIVDRSGAFLVLDEAAKRNLELTANLRDGGRRDSLLAVLDETRTAMGARLLKRWITYPLVQPEPIRGRLDAVAELVQRRADREALGEAMETIHDLERLAGKIGLASCNARDLVSLRVSLARLPDLQAALAVFESPLLRELVESLDLLEDIRGLLDNAIDDEPPITVREGSLIKSGYDEQVDELRHIARSGRGIIAEIEQRERQRTGVTSLKVRYNNVFGYYIEVSKANLHLVPEDYTRKQTLVNAERFITPELKEIEEKILTAQDKLSELEYDLFTQVRQIVADQVERIQTSARVVAQVDVLACFALLAETRGYCKPTVGPDDTLDIKDGRHPVVEVAFKEERFVPNDAFLDIGDNRLLLITGPNMAGKSTYIRQVALIVVMAQMGSFVPASSCHVGVVDRVFTRVGASDNLARGQSTFMVEMTETADILRNASRRSLIVLDEVGRGTSTFDGLSIAWAVAEFIRDEQHVGARTMFATHYHELTDMARTLPGVRNFNISVKEWNDDILFLRKIVPGATSRSYGIQVARLAGLPPQVIDRAKEVLANLEAVEYDEVGHARIAKRQSEEGKPKTGQLQLFAGAPSPVEEEIRAMDLDGLTPLEALRALVRLQEKCKK, from the coding sequence ATGGCCACAAAGGCGACCAAAAAACTTACGCCCATGATACGCCAGTACCTCGACATCAAGTCGCAGTACCCGGGCCATATCTTATTGTTTCGCATGGGCGATTTTTACGAGATGTTCTTCGAGGACGCCGAAATCGCCGCGAAGATCCTCGACATCGCCCTGACGAGCCGCTCCCACAAATCCGCCGGCGAGCGAATCCCCCTGTGCGGCATCCCCTATCATGCGCTGAGTTCCTACCTGGCCAAGCTGGTGCGCGCCGGGCGCAAAGTGGCCATTTGCGACCAGATCGAAGACCCGCGCCAAGCCAAGGGGATCGTCAAACGCGCCGTCACACGTGTGGTCACGCCGGGCCTGGTGATCGGCAGCGACGACTTGCTCGACGAAAAAGACAACAACTACCTGATGGGCGTGTACCTGGCCGACGACGAATACGGCTTTTGCCTCTGCGACCTCTCGACGGGCGAGTTTCGGATCGGACAACACGAGTCGCTGGAGGATCTGGCCGATGAATGGGTCCGCGCGGAACCGGCGGAGATTATTCTTCCCGAGGGCTTGCAGGACGACCCGCGCGTGGCGCAACTGCAACAAGCGTTGCCCGGTCGCTTCTTGACCTTTCAATCGCCCGACACCTTCGATCTGGACGACGCCCGCGCGCGCCTGACCGAGCAGTTTCCGCGTTTCGAGCCCAACGACGAGTTGGCGCCCGCGATGTGCGCGGCCGGGGCGACGTTGATCTACCTGCAGATGACTCAGAAACGCGAGCTGGCGCATCTCCGCGAGATCATCGTGGATCGGTCCGGCGCTTTTCTCGTCTTGGATGAAGCGGCGAAGCGGAACCTCGAGTTGACCGCCAACCTCCGCGACGGCGGGCGTCGTGACAGCTTGTTGGCCGTGCTTGACGAAACCCGCACCGCCATGGGCGCACGCCTGCTGAAGCGTTGGATCACCTATCCCCTCGTGCAGCCCGAGCCGATTCGGGGACGCCTGGACGCGGTGGCCGAACTCGTGCAGCGCCGTGCCGATCGCGAAGCCCTCGGCGAGGCCATGGAGACGATCCACGACTTGGAGCGCCTGGCGGGGAAGATCGGCCTCGCATCCTGCAACGCCCGCGACCTAGTGAGCTTGCGCGTCAGCCTCGCCCGCCTACCTGATTTGCAGGCGGCGTTGGCGGTCTTTGAAAGTCCCCTCTTGCGGGAACTGGTCGAGTCGCTGGACTTGCTCGAGGACATTCGCGGTCTGCTGGATAACGCTATCGATGACGAACCGCCGATCACCGTGCGCGAGGGTAGTCTGATCAAGAGCGGCTACGACGAGCAGGTCGATGAGTTGCGGCACATTGCCCGCAGCGGCCGCGGCATCATCGCCGAGATCGAGCAGCGCGAGCGGCAGCGCACCGGCGTGACGAGCCTGAAGGTCCGCTACAACAACGTCTTCGGCTACTACATCGAAGTGAGCAAAGCGAACCTGCACCTCGTGCCCGAGGACTACACACGCAAGCAAACGCTGGTGAACGCGGAGCGTTTCATCACGCCCGAGCTCAAGGAGATCGAGGAGAAGATTCTCACCGCGCAGGACAAGCTGAGCGAGCTCGAATACGACTTGTTCACGCAAGTGCGGCAGATTGTGGCCGACCAGGTCGAGCGCATTCAAACCAGCGCCCGCGTGGTGGCGCAAGTCGATGTGCTGGCGTGCTTCGCGCTGCTGGCCGAGACCCGCGGCTACTGCAAGCCGACCGTCGGACCGGACGACACCTTGGATATCAAGGACGGCCGCCATCCGGTCGTGGAGGTTGCGTTCAAGGAAGAACGATTCGTGCCCAACGACGCCTTCCTGGACATCGGCGACAACCGCCTGCTGCTGATCACCGGTCCGAACATGGCCGGCAAGTCCACGTATATACGCCAAGTCGCGCTGATCGTGGTGATGGCCCAAATGGGTTCGTTCGTCCCGGCGTCCAGTTGCCACGTGGGCGTGGTCGACCGGGTGTTTACGCGGGTGGGCGCGTCGGACAATCTGGCCCGCGGGCAAAGCACGTTCATGGTGGAGATGACCGAAACCGCGGACATCCTTCGCAATGCGTCGCGGCGCTCGCTGATCGTACTCGACGAAGTCGGCCGCGGCACCAGCACCTTCGACGGCCTGTCGATCGCCTGGGCCGTGGCGGAATTTATCCGCGACGAACAGCACGTCGGCGCACGCACCATGTTCGCCACGCACTATCACGAGTTGACCGACATGGCCCGCACCCTCCCCGGCGTGCGGAATTTCAATATCTCGGTCAAGGAATGGAACGACGACATCCTCTTTCTGCGGAAGATCGTACCCGGCGCGACGAGCCGTTCATACGGAATTCAGGTCGCACGCTTGGCCGGGCTGCCGCCGCAGGTTATCGACCGCGCCAAGGAAGTGCTGGCTAACCTCGAAGCCGTGGAGTACGACGAAGTCGGCCACGCGCGGATCGCCAAGCGGCAATCCGAAGAAGGCAAACCAAAAACCGGCCAACTGCAGTTGTTCGCCGGCGCGCCCTCGCCGGTGGAAGAGGAAATCCGCGCCATGGACCTGGACGGATTAACGCCGCTGGAGGCCCTGCGCGCCCTGGTCCGCTTACAGGAGAAATGCAAAAAGTGA
- a CDS encoding aminopeptidase, whose translation MPKEESFKQLKKKLLRERLAAHDHFTADRRKEVEPFCADYMAFLDKVKTERLAVREIERFARRARFKSLRADATGSRFYYSFKGKAAALVHLGRQPISKGVNVVVSHVDSPRLDMKPEPLYEDQGLALLKTHYYGGIRKHQWVTRPLALYGVVVLANGDTVEIAIGDDDGDPVFTVTDLLPHLAAKAQNAKKMADAIPGEKLNVLFGGRPLGKPGDGKNRVKLQILKLLYDKYGIVEEDLISAELEFVPAGPARHVGLDRAAIGAYGQDDCICVYTSLRALLDLDKRPKRTSIALFMDKEEIGSFGNTGAHGRFFPDLIGRLLEREGVCSEMAVFRAIAESRVLSADVNAALDPSWPDVHDKRNAAYFGRGVCLTKYTGSRGKSGASDAHAEFLGEVRRTLNAAKVPWQTGELGKIDEGGGGTVALYFATHGCDVLDVGPALLSMHSPFELAHKDDVYSAYLAYKAFFEKA comes from the coding sequence ATGCCCAAAGAGGAAAGCTTCAAACAGCTAAAAAAGAAACTCTTGCGGGAGCGGCTGGCGGCTCACGATCATTTCACGGCGGATCGGCGTAAAGAAGTCGAACCTTTCTGCGCCGACTACATGGCCTTTTTAGACAAGGTCAAAACCGAGCGCCTGGCGGTGCGGGAAATCGAGCGCTTCGCCCGGCGGGCCCGCTTCAAATCGTTACGGGCCGATGCCACGGGCAGCCGGTTCTATTACTCCTTCAAGGGCAAGGCCGCGGCGCTGGTGCACCTCGGACGCCAACCTATTTCCAAGGGCGTCAATGTGGTCGTAAGCCACGTGGATTCCCCCCGCTTGGACATGAAACCCGAGCCACTCTATGAAGACCAAGGCCTGGCACTGCTGAAAACCCACTACTACGGCGGCATTCGCAAACACCAGTGGGTCACACGGCCGCTGGCGCTCTACGGCGTGGTCGTGCTCGCCAACGGCGATACCGTCGAAATCGCGATCGGCGACGACGATGGCGATCCCGTGTTCACGGTCACGGACCTGCTGCCCCACCTGGCCGCAAAAGCGCAAAACGCAAAAAAGATGGCCGATGCGATTCCCGGTGAGAAGCTCAACGTGCTCTTCGGCGGCCGCCCCTTGGGTAAACCGGGTGACGGCAAGAACCGCGTCAAACTGCAAATCCTAAAACTCTTGTACGACAAATACGGCATCGTGGAAGAGGACTTGATCTCCGCGGAGTTGGAGTTTGTCCCGGCCGGGCCGGCGCGGCACGTGGGCCTGGATCGCGCGGCGATTGGCGCGTACGGGCAGGATGACTGTATCTGCGTCTACACGAGCCTGCGGGCATTGCTCGACCTGGACAAGCGGCCCAAGCGCACGTCGATCGCCTTGTTCATGGATAAGGAAGAGATCGGTTCGTTCGGCAACACCGGCGCACACGGGCGGTTTTTTCCCGATTTGATCGGGCGTCTGCTGGAACGAGAAGGCGTCTGCAGCGAAATGGCCGTGTTTCGCGCCATCGCCGAAAGCCGCGTACTATCCGCCGACGTCAACGCCGCATTGGATCCCTCATGGCCCGACGTGCACGACAAACGCAACGCCGCGTACTTCGGCCGAGGCGTCTGCCTGACGAAATACACCGGCTCGCGCGGCAAATCAGGAGCCTCGGACGCGCACGCCGAATTTCTCGGTGAGGTGCGGCGAACCCTGAACGCAGCCAAGGTGCCGTGGCAAACGGGCGAACTGGGCAAGATCGACGAAGGCGGCGGCGGAACCGTCGCGCTGTATTTCGCCACTCACGGCTGCGACGTGCTCGACGTCGGGCCCGCATTGTTGTCGATGCACAGTCCTTTCGAACTCGCCCATAAGGACGACGTATACAGCGCTTACTTGGCCTACAAGGCGTTTTTCGAAAAGGCCTGA
- the selA gene encoding L-seryl-tRNA(Sec) selenium transferase produces MSDKLRALPAVGDLIHHPDVAAMVEHLPRSLVVDALRAEIDAARERLKNDLAIEITEADIAAGVQQRACAMAAPKLKRVINATGVVVHTNLGRSPLAKTAIEAVVTAAKGYSNLEYDLAAGRRGSRYALVEELLCELTGAEAALVVNNNAAAVMLALSAFARGREVVVSRGELVEIGGSFRIPAVLAESGARLVEVGTTNRTHRKDFEQAIGEHTAVLLKVHTSNYHILGFTESVSGADLATLAHARGLLAFEDLGSGSMLNTASLGLPHEPTVAEALQEGLDLVTFSGDKLLGGPQAGVLLGGKKIIGTIAENPLHRALRVDKMTLAALEATLQLYRDPQRAMREIPTLRMLGAKNETLRRRARTIAQALAAALGKHAKVSVVKSHGQVGGGALPFAELAGPVVAIAPKHLSVDRVASRLRARAVPVIARIERDRLLLDPRTILDGDRRDLHIALVETLTEETP; encoded by the coding sequence TTGTCCGATAAGCTTCGCGCCCTGCCGGCGGTCGGCGATTTGATTCACCACCCCGACGTGGCAGCGATGGTTGAACACCTTCCGCGCTCCCTGGTCGTGGATGCACTGCGCGCCGAAATCGACGCCGCGCGCGAACGGCTGAAAAACGACCTCGCGATCGAGATCACCGAGGCGGACATCGCGGCCGGTGTGCAACAGCGGGCGTGCGCGATGGCCGCGCCGAAGCTCAAGCGGGTGATCAACGCCACCGGCGTCGTGGTGCACACGAACCTGGGTCGCTCGCCACTGGCCAAAACGGCCATCGAGGCCGTCGTGACGGCGGCGAAAGGGTACTCCAACCTCGAGTACGACTTGGCTGCGGGCCGGCGCGGCAGCCGATATGCTTTGGTCGAGGAGCTCCTGTGCGAGTTGACCGGCGCCGAGGCCGCGCTGGTGGTCAACAACAACGCGGCGGCTGTCATGCTGGCGCTTTCGGCCTTCGCCCGAGGCCGGGAAGTCGTGGTGAGCCGTGGTGAATTGGTGGAAATCGGCGGCAGTTTTCGGATTCCCGCGGTGTTGGCGGAAAGCGGCGCGCGCCTGGTGGAAGTGGGCACGACCAACCGCACGCATCGCAAAGATTTCGAGCAGGCCATCGGCGAACACACGGCGGTGCTGCTGAAGGTTCACACGAGCAACTATCACATTCTTGGATTTACCGAGAGCGTATCGGGCGCGGATTTGGCGACGCTGGCCCACGCGCGCGGGCTGCTGGCTTTCGAGGATTTAGGCAGCGGCTCGATGCTCAACACCGCGAGTTTGGGGTTGCCGCACGAGCCCACGGTGGCCGAAGCGCTGCAGGAAGGGCTCGACTTGGTCACGTTCAGCGGCGACAAGCTGCTGGGTGGTCCCCAAGCCGGGGTGTTGCTCGGCGGCAAGAAGATCATTGGGACGATCGCCGAGAATCCGCTGCACCGAGCCCTGCGCGTCGACAAAATGACGTTGGCCGCCTTGGAAGCCACGTTGCAGTTGTACCGCGATCCGCAACGCGCCATGCGGGAGATTCCGACCCTGCGCATGCTGGGCGCGAAGAACGAAACGTTGCGCCGACGCGCGCGTACGATTGCCCAGGCGCTGGCCGCGGCTCTCGGCAAGCACGCGAAGGTGAGCGTCGTAAAATCCCACGGGCAAGTGGGCGGCGGCGCCCTGCCCTTTGCCGAATTGGCGGGTCCGGTGGTCGCGATTGCGCCGAAGCATTTGTCGGTCGACCGGGTGGCGTCTCGATTGCGGGCTCGCGCCGTACCGGTCATTGCGCGCATCGAACGCGATCGCCTGTTGCTTGATCCGCGAACGATTCTTGACGGCGACCGGCGCGATTTGCACATTGCCTTGGTGGAAACACTGACCGAGGAAACTCCGTGA